Proteins co-encoded in one Pseudarthrobacter chlorophenolicus A6 genomic window:
- a CDS encoding aspartate aminotransferase family protein has product MATTNHLEDLAALQNPAEDPHLRRGPRGFPLLPGGYGRSTYYTGAPSPYAIKGHGYRVWDDRGRELIDANNNFTSLIHGNAHPEITEAATKALTTGASWGIPNLYEWELAELLLGRLPELDQVRFANSGTEAVMSAIRISRASTGRERVIVTKGGYHGTSEVALVPGGPSYQRGVTRGVIDDVTAVPLNDVDFLRQAVESAPDAYAAIILDLLPNRAGLLTINEEFVRTARELATRYGIVLIIDEVISLRLGYSGFSGEYGVTPDLLTTGKLIGGGFPVGAVCGKAELMAEVDPTRPGSLPHGGTFSGNPVSMAAGSVALRLYTEDEVKRLNQLGDTARDTANALVADAGWEIRGRGSLLRAVPAGAEKVDEHTQHKLWWASYERGLLGSPANLLSLSTPMDEKVVADITDRLADAVLAVASEAPTTEGAK; this is encoded by the coding sequence TTGGCTACCACCAACCATCTGGAAGACCTCGCTGCATTGCAGAATCCCGCGGAAGATCCGCACCTGCGCCGGGGACCGCGCGGTTTCCCGCTGCTGCCCGGCGGCTACGGTCGTTCTACCTATTACACCGGTGCCCCCAGCCCCTACGCCATCAAGGGCCATGGCTACCGGGTGTGGGATGACCGCGGACGTGAACTGATCGACGCGAACAATAACTTCACGTCCCTGATCCACGGCAACGCCCACCCGGAAATCACCGAGGCCGCCACCAAGGCCCTCACCACCGGTGCCAGCTGGGGCATCCCGAATCTCTACGAATGGGAACTCGCAGAACTTCTGCTCGGCCGCCTTCCGGAGCTGGATCAGGTCCGTTTCGCGAACTCGGGCACTGAAGCCGTCATGTCTGCAATCCGCATTTCCCGGGCCAGCACCGGCCGGGAGCGCGTGATCGTCACCAAGGGTGGCTACCACGGCACATCGGAAGTTGCCTTGGTTCCCGGCGGACCTTCCTACCAGCGGGGCGTCACCCGCGGCGTGATCGACGACGTCACTGCGGTGCCGCTGAACGATGTCGACTTCCTTCGCCAGGCGGTTGAATCCGCACCGGACGCGTACGCCGCCATCATCCTCGACCTGCTGCCCAACCGCGCCGGTCTCCTCACTATCAACGAGGAGTTCGTCCGAACTGCCCGGGAGCTGGCCACACGCTATGGCATTGTCCTTATCATCGACGAGGTCATCAGCCTCCGCCTTGGCTACAGCGGCTTCAGCGGTGAATACGGGGTTACCCCGGATCTGCTGACCACGGGCAAGCTCATCGGCGGCGGCTTCCCCGTCGGAGCTGTCTGCGGCAAGGCCGAGCTGATGGCCGAGGTGGACCCGACCCGTCCGGGCAGCCTGCCGCACGGCGGAACGTTTTCTGGCAACCCCGTCAGCATGGCAGCCGGCTCCGTCGCCCTGAGGCTTTACACCGAAGATGAGGTCAAACGCCTGAACCAGCTGGGTGACACCGCCCGCGACACGGCCAACGCGCTGGTTGCCGACGCTGGCTGGGAGATCCGTGGCCGCGGCTCTCTCCTCCGCGCGGTTCCTGCCGGTGCGGAGAAGGTGGACGAACACACCCAGCACAAGCTGTGGTGGGCCTCCTATGAGCGCGGATTGCTCGGCTCCCCGGCCAACCTGCTGTCCCTGTCCACGCCCATGGACGAGAAAGTGGTGGCCGACATCACCGACCGCCTGGCTGACGCCGTCCTTGCAGTCGCCTCGGAGGCTCCCACCACGGAAGGGGCCAAGTAA
- a CDS encoding hydantoinase/oxoprolinase family protein produces the protein MSDVQTQPGEARYRIAVDTGGTFTDVVVGSNSGDMAVGKALTTYDRVFTGFEASVRRAAESVGWSGDDVLRNADVIVYGTTHATNAVLTGKVAKTALLTTDGFADTLLLREGGRRDAFDSKAAYPPPYIPRQLTFEITERISAEGDILVELDEEQVREVLGSFKEQGIEAVAVSFLWSIINDAHEKRAAELIQEILPGVPYTLSNAANPTIREYRRSSAASIDASLKPLMADHLGKLRSDLQEYGFAGDLLVVTSEGAVLDVADVLDRPVLLLNSGPSMAPLVGAAAAPDHDTVVVCDMGGTTFDVSLVENGVVRHTREAWLGEPFVGHLTGLSSVAVSSIGAGGGSIAWIDGGGLLRVGPQSARSTPGPAAYGRGGEEPTVTDACVALGYLDTEGFEGGFTLNREAAIKAIDTRIAGPLKMDTLQAAQAILDVSANHMATAIRQSALEQGVDPRGALIVAGGGAGAMVAAIIGKLLEADTVLIPATAGVLAAYGAHRAPIATEFLSPLHNDTRSFDAGSASRAVEDLTAKAEVFVKRFDGVGEAPKVTYFVDARYPGQAWDLRVYLDAAPDTSGDAAGIIERAFHEEHDRRNGTHDPDSRVEIITWGVRVEIPRPEHTRSESELSRTAEIHRTDSIVFGGDPFSTQRYRGVTLAPRDKIVGPAVIDQPTTTIVVPPEWDATLDDRSNIYLTRKEA, from the coding sequence ATGAGTGATGTACAAACACAACCAGGCGAGGCCCGGTACCGCATCGCCGTCGACACCGGCGGTACCTTCACCGACGTCGTGGTCGGTTCCAACAGCGGTGACATGGCAGTCGGCAAGGCGCTGACCACCTACGACCGCGTGTTCACAGGCTTCGAAGCCTCGGTCCGCCGTGCTGCCGAGTCCGTTGGCTGGAGCGGCGACGACGTGCTGCGCAACGCCGACGTCATTGTCTACGGCACCACCCACGCCACCAACGCAGTGCTCACCGGCAAAGTGGCGAAAACAGCGCTGCTGACCACTGACGGCTTCGCCGACACCCTGCTGCTCCGCGAAGGTGGCCGCCGTGACGCCTTCGATTCCAAGGCTGCCTACCCGCCGCCCTACATTCCCCGCCAGCTGACCTTCGAAATCACCGAACGTATCTCCGCCGAGGGCGACATCCTGGTGGAGCTGGACGAAGAGCAGGTCCGCGAAGTCCTCGGTTCCTTCAAGGAACAGGGCATTGAAGCCGTTGCGGTGTCCTTCCTGTGGTCCATCATCAACGACGCCCACGAGAAGCGGGCAGCCGAGCTGATTCAGGAGATCCTCCCGGGCGTTCCGTACACACTTTCAAATGCGGCCAACCCCACCATCCGCGAATACCGCCGCTCCTCGGCAGCCTCGATCGACGCTTCCCTGAAGCCGCTCATGGCAGACCACCTGGGCAAACTCCGCTCGGACCTCCAGGAATACGGCTTCGCCGGCGACCTCCTGGTAGTGACATCCGAAGGTGCCGTCCTGGACGTCGCCGATGTCCTTGACCGCCCCGTCCTGCTGCTGAACTCCGGCCCGTCCATGGCACCGCTGGTGGGCGCTGCGGCGGCCCCGGATCACGACACCGTGGTGGTCTGCGACATGGGCGGCACCACCTTCGATGTGTCCCTAGTGGAGAACGGTGTGGTCCGCCACACCCGCGAAGCTTGGCTGGGAGAGCCGTTCGTCGGTCACCTCACCGGCTTGTCTTCCGTTGCGGTTTCCAGCATCGGCGCCGGTGGCGGCAGCATCGCATGGATCGACGGTGGCGGCCTCCTGCGCGTGGGCCCGCAGAGTGCGCGAAGCACGCCCGGTCCGGCAGCCTACGGCCGCGGCGGCGAAGAACCAACCGTCACCGACGCCTGCGTGGCGCTTGGCTACCTCGACACGGAGGGCTTCGAAGGCGGGTTTACCCTGAACCGCGAGGCCGCCATCAAGGCCATCGACACCCGCATCGCTGGGCCGTTGAAGATGGACACCCTGCAGGCCGCCCAAGCCATCCTGGATGTCTCCGCCAACCACATGGCTACCGCCATCCGCCAGTCTGCCCTCGAACAGGGCGTAGACCCCCGGGGCGCGCTCATTGTTGCCGGCGGTGGCGCAGGCGCCATGGTCGCAGCGATCATCGGCAAGCTCCTGGAAGCCGACACCGTCCTGATCCCGGCGACCGCCGGCGTCCTGGCCGCCTACGGCGCCCACCGCGCCCCGATCGCCACCGAGTTCCTCTCGCCGCTGCACAATGACACCCGCAGCTTCGACGCCGGTTCGGCCTCCCGCGCTGTGGAGGACCTGACAGCCAAGGCTGAGGTCTTCGTAAAGCGCTTCGATGGCGTAGGCGAAGCACCCAAGGTCACCTACTTCGTGGATGCCCGCTACCCCGGCCAGGCCTGGGACCTCCGCGTCTACCTCGACGCCGCCCCGGACACCTCCGGCGATGCGGCAGGCATCATCGAGCGCGCCTTCCATGAAGAGCACGACCGCCGCAACGGCACCCACGATCCGGACAGCCGCGTGGAGATCATCACTTGGGGCGTCCGCGTGGAAATCCCCCGCCCGGAGCACACCAGGTCCGAAAGCGAACTCAGCCGCACCGCGGAAATCCACCGCACGGACAGCATTGTGTTTGGCGGCGACCCCTTCAGCACCCAGCGCTACCGCGGCGTGACGCTCGCTCCCCGCGACAAGATCGTGGGACCGGCCGTCATCGACCAGCCCACCACCACCATCGTCGTACCGCCGGAGTGGGACGCGACGCTCGATGACCGATCCAACATCTACCTCACCCGTAAGGAGGCGTAA
- a CDS encoding sigma-54-dependent Fis family transcriptional regulator — protein MDEFTVAAAGPHLQKLDEVAADLGGYVNITAPNGVLVKASFLRDDGFPAGYSLLEESCGSNGEGLALEEGRGVWLAPEEHFREDMRGNWCFASLVRDPFHNRVRAVIGLTLPANRVSTLEPSSTLLMLEGVASRIERDIEVRTSSKERALLSEYLRISRRRGNRAVIAVDGKNSLQNASATATLVDNDFSIIFGYAKAVMSSGRDMNCEVMLQGPGLSTLEISPVTLSAANVGAIVVVRPHAPTKNRSTDTTSALLQLVSAPQETAERLLKHVDGTSTEFKRTLNLARKAVDQDRSVVMIGELGSGKLRLADAIAALRGGRMIVDARNGDLRNPNISDVLHRLATELPATLIVEHADELSQNEASEIARNLRGHSTTKLIFTITRPTEATLLLAEAFDVLEVSVAPLRNRREDIPQLANAIAEELGERRLSRRLLTTLTHADWPRNIDQLRSVVSNAVERAEGAEVTVDDLPQGFHRVLTKGRLSRLEDAELSELRTALQEAKGNRSLAAETLQIGRSTLYRRMDYFRSRGFDL, from the coding sequence GTGGACGAGTTCACTGTCGCTGCGGCCGGGCCGCACCTGCAGAAACTGGATGAAGTTGCTGCTGACCTGGGCGGATACGTCAACATCACCGCCCCGAATGGGGTGCTGGTCAAGGCCAGCTTCCTGCGAGATGACGGGTTCCCTGCCGGATACTCCTTGCTGGAGGAGAGCTGCGGCAGCAACGGGGAAGGTCTGGCACTGGAAGAAGGGCGAGGTGTATGGCTGGCCCCCGAGGAACACTTCCGCGAGGACATGAGAGGCAACTGGTGCTTCGCCTCCCTGGTACGCGATCCCTTCCATAACCGCGTGCGGGCGGTGATCGGGCTGACGCTTCCGGCGAACCGGGTCAGCACACTGGAACCTTCATCCACCCTGCTCATGCTGGAAGGTGTTGCTTCCCGGATTGAGCGGGACATTGAGGTCCGGACTTCGTCGAAGGAACGTGCCCTCCTCAGCGAATACCTCAGGATCTCCCGTAGAAGGGGCAACCGGGCTGTGATCGCCGTCGACGGTAAAAACTCGCTCCAGAACGCATCGGCGACGGCGACGTTGGTGGACAACGACTTTTCGATCATCTTCGGCTATGCCAAGGCGGTCATGTCCTCCGGCCGCGACATGAACTGCGAGGTCATGCTGCAGGGGCCAGGGCTTTCCACTTTGGAGATATCACCAGTGACGCTGTCGGCGGCCAACGTCGGAGCAATCGTGGTAGTCCGGCCGCATGCTCCGACTAAGAACCGCTCCACCGACACCACTAGTGCGCTGCTCCAGTTGGTATCGGCGCCACAAGAAACTGCTGAGCGGCTGCTGAAGCACGTGGATGGCACCAGCACGGAGTTCAAGCGGACCCTGAACCTGGCGCGGAAGGCCGTGGACCAGGACCGGTCCGTGGTGATGATCGGCGAATTGGGCAGCGGGAAACTTCGGCTGGCCGATGCCATCGCGGCGCTGCGGGGCGGCCGGATGATCGTGGATGCACGCAACGGAGACCTCAGGAACCCCAACATCAGCGATGTCCTGCACCGGTTGGCCACCGAGCTTCCGGCCACCTTGATCGTCGAACACGCTGACGAGCTCTCCCAGAATGAAGCCAGCGAGATCGCCCGGAACCTTCGTGGCCATTCCACCACCAAACTGATTTTCACCATTACCCGCCCTACGGAAGCAACCTTGCTGCTCGCCGAGGCATTCGACGTCCTCGAAGTTTCGGTGGCACCACTTCGTAACAGGAGGGAAGACATCCCGCAGCTCGCCAACGCGATTGCCGAGGAGCTGGGGGAGCGGAGGCTTTCCCGCAGGCTGCTCACGACGCTCACCCACGCCGATTGGCCGAGGAACATCGATCAACTGCGGTCCGTGGTCTCCAATGCCGTAGAGCGCGCAGAGGGCGCAGAAGTCACCGTGGACGACCTACCCCAAGGGTTCCACCGCGTGCTGACCAAGGGCAGGCTATCCCGCCTGGAAGACGCGGAACTCAGCGAACTTCGCACGGCCCTGCAGGAAGCAAAGGGTAACCGCAGCCTGGCCGCCGAAACCTTGCAGATAGGTCGTTCCACTCTGTATCGGCGTATGGACTACTTCCGCAGCCGCGGCTTCGATCTCTGA
- a CDS encoding C-terminal binding protein — protein sequence MTRDAKGTILVAPHHFPDLDREHALAKEFGYTLNAAADTDAFREGLPEADIVMITPYAKLTAADFPLMAKCRAVIRYGIGYDNIDVAAATAAGIPVSIVPGTASEEVASHAFAMGLALARRLPAGNAAIDNLGWAGTIGYDTPVLSELEVGVLGMGRIGQHVARMYAAVGARVRAYDPFVTNSFVEMSGLEDILENSDVVSLHLPLNAETTNLISTDVLATMRKGTVIVNVSRGGLIDEASLAEALASGQIAGAGIDTFAQEPLAADHALRTAPNAILTPHIAWRSNRSTGALQDGAVERVRLALTGQPLIDLVN from the coding sequence ATGACCCGCGATGCCAAGGGAACCATTCTTGTGGCCCCTCACCATTTCCCGGACCTGGACCGTGAGCACGCGCTTGCGAAGGAGTTCGGCTACACACTTAACGCCGCGGCAGACACCGACGCCTTCCGTGAAGGGCTCCCCGAAGCCGACATTGTGATGATCACCCCCTACGCCAAGCTCACCGCAGCCGACTTCCCGCTGATGGCCAAATGCCGTGCAGTGATCAGGTATGGAATCGGCTATGACAACATCGACGTCGCCGCAGCCACCGCTGCGGGCATCCCGGTCTCGATCGTTCCCGGCACGGCGTCCGAGGAAGTCGCCTCCCACGCCTTCGCAATGGGCCTGGCGCTGGCACGACGCCTGCCGGCAGGCAACGCCGCCATCGACAACCTCGGGTGGGCCGGAACCATCGGCTACGACACTCCAGTCCTCTCCGAGCTGGAAGTTGGCGTCTTGGGTATGGGACGAATCGGGCAGCACGTAGCCCGCATGTATGCGGCCGTAGGTGCCCGTGTCCGTGCTTACGATCCCTTTGTCACGAATAGCTTCGTGGAGATGTCCGGGCTGGAGGACATCCTGGAGAATTCCGACGTCGTTTCCCTCCACCTGCCGCTAAACGCCGAAACGACGAACCTCATCTCCACCGATGTCCTCGCCACGATGCGCAAGGGCACCGTGATCGTCAACGTCTCCCGAGGCGGCCTTATCGATGAAGCCTCACTCGCAGAGGCCTTGGCCTCCGGCCAGATTGCAGGGGCCGGCATCGACACTTTTGCCCAGGAGCCGCTTGCAGCTGATCACGCCTTGCGCACGGCGCCCAATGCCATTCTGACACCGCACATCGCCTGGCGTTCCAACCGATCCACTGGCGCCCTGCAGGACGGTGCAGTGGAGCGTGTCCGCCTGGCGCTGACCGGCCAGCCGCTGATCGACCTCGTGAACTGA
- a CDS encoding TetR/AcrR family transcriptional regulator translates to MTASSHESALAAFRTQLEEWNWADQTAARKNILVAFLELAIANGFNSVSMRTIANAVHIKPPSLYSHFPAGRDEIVAESLRWHFHRFGVALLEAVAPAQGADEFWDAMVRLHFTRQVRLPESNLWDLLVAMDRVAGILPKEVRTEVDSWIELHENMYVACAKDLGVAEAEERVRVVITLLEGATRWASPECDDEELSRLTDQAIVITRALLKVDF, encoded by the coding sequence ATGACCGCCAGCTCCCACGAATCTGCCCTGGCAGCCTTTCGAACTCAACTGGAGGAGTGGAACTGGGCAGACCAGACAGCCGCGCGAAAGAACATCCTCGTGGCTTTCCTGGAGCTTGCCATAGCGAACGGCTTTAACTCCGTGTCGATGCGGACCATCGCCAACGCTGTTCACATCAAGCCGCCAAGCCTCTACTCCCACTTCCCCGCCGGTAGGGATGAGATCGTTGCCGAATCCCTCCGCTGGCATTTCCATCGCTTTGGCGTGGCCCTACTCGAAGCCGTAGCTCCCGCCCAAGGTGCCGACGAGTTTTGGGACGCCATGGTCAGGCTCCATTTCACTCGTCAGGTCCGGCTTCCTGAAAGCAATCTTTGGGACCTCCTGGTGGCCATGGATCGGGTGGCGGGCATTCTCCCAAAAGAAGTCCGCACCGAAGTTGACAGCTGGATAGAGCTGCACGAAAACATGTACGTTGCCTGCGCGAAGGACCTGGGCGTGGCAGAAGCGGAAGAGCGGGTGAGGGTTGTCATAACATTGCTCGAAGGCGCGACCCGGTGGGCCTCGCCCGAGTGCGACGACGAGGAGCTGAGCCGGCTAACAGATCAGGCCATCGTCATCACACGCGCGCTGTTGAAGGTTGATTTTTAA
- a CDS encoding fumarylacetoacetate hydrolase family protein produces the protein MKIVSYEHESGIRGGVLINDAVHDLELLLQASRQAVHGATTSVREFLELYGDRLEAISSEIENLADQDPEAHVGVRTDVRLTTPVPDPSKVLCIGLNYKDHVAETGRAFPEYPDVFAKFASTMVGPEDEIGGAKVSENLDFEGELAVVIGREASEVTEEEALNYVAALAPLNDVTARDLQYRCTQWLAGKAVDGSTPWGPALVTLDEVGDPQNLDLTTRVNGIEVQRSNTSYQIFPIARIVSYLSSFLTLEPGDVIATGTPQGIGAKRNPPVWLKPGDTVEIDIDKVGQLRNTVGKPHL, from the coding sequence ATGAAGATCGTTTCCTATGAACACGAGTCCGGTATCCGCGGCGGCGTCCTGATCAACGACGCCGTCCATGACCTGGAGCTGCTGCTGCAAGCTTCCCGCCAGGCAGTACACGGAGCCACCACGTCCGTGCGGGAATTCCTGGAGTTGTATGGCGACCGGCTTGAGGCCATTTCGTCCGAAATCGAGAACCTGGCCGACCAGGACCCGGAAGCTCACGTTGGTGTTCGGACGGATGTCCGCTTGACCACACCTGTGCCCGATCCCTCCAAAGTCCTCTGCATCGGCCTGAACTATAAGGACCATGTTGCCGAGACCGGCCGGGCATTCCCGGAGTACCCGGATGTCTTCGCCAAATTCGCCTCTACCATGGTTGGGCCTGAGGACGAGATCGGTGGTGCGAAGGTCAGCGAAAACCTCGACTTCGAGGGCGAACTGGCAGTAGTCATCGGGCGCGAGGCCAGTGAAGTCACGGAAGAAGAAGCGCTGAACTATGTGGCGGCACTCGCTCCGCTGAACGACGTCACCGCCCGCGACCTGCAGTACCGCTGCACCCAGTGGCTGGCAGGCAAGGCCGTAGACGGGTCAACCCCCTGGGGCCCTGCCCTCGTCACCTTGGACGAGGTGGGCGATCCCCAGAACCTGGACCTCACCACCCGCGTGAACGGCATCGAAGTGCAGCGCTCCAACACCAGCTACCAGATCTTCCCGATCGCGCGGATCGTCTCCTACCTCTCAAGCTTCCTCACCCTGGAACCGGGCGACGTCATAGCCACAGGAACCCCGCAGGGCATCGGTGCCAAGCGGAACCCGCCTGTCTGGCTGAAACCGGGAGACACCGTGGAAATCGACATCGACAAGGTGGGACAGCTCCGCAACACCGTGGGCAAGCCCCATCTCTAA
- a CDS encoding hydantoinase B/oxoprolinase family protein produces MTREFDPVKLSVLANAFDGIVREMTSGLLRSARSSVINTARDFSCAVLTADNQLLAAAEGVPVHVFGAGPLGEDMVELHKDIREGDAFLHNDPYMGNSHAADHVILVPIFIQGRHLFTAVTKAHQADCGNSLPTTFFATARDVYEEGALIFPCVRIQRDYTDIDDIIRMCRSRIRVPDQWYGDYLASVGASRIAERRIHELAEKFGVDDLVDFVDAWFDYSERLTASAIEKLPEYVLHGSSAHDPFPGTGPEGVQLQATLEVKPKQGKVVIDLRDNPDNLPNGLNLTKATATGAALAGILSGIPENLPSNAGTFRRVEVLLRDGCAVGVPKHPYSCSSGTTNLADRVVNIVQAAFSQIDDGYGTAEGAAGQAPAKSVISGTDERNGNPYVNQILVGGVGGPATPYVDGWPTYQRPVCGALLYHDSVEVDEQRYPILVHERALVADTGGAGRQRGGLATRVTMEPRGESVTLTYGIEGKINPPKGVRGGHDGAEPSAWVEDVKTGERREIPVVGRYDLQSGEKVVSITPGGGGYGDPLERDVLAVLDDYRESRVTLEAAAAHYGVVITDGAIDEAATAKTREERLAG; encoded by the coding sequence GTGACCCGCGAATTCGATCCCGTAAAGCTCTCGGTCCTTGCCAACGCATTCGACGGCATTGTCCGCGAGATGACCAGCGGCCTGCTCCGCTCCGCCCGCTCGTCCGTCATCAACACGGCCCGCGACTTCTCCTGCGCCGTGCTGACCGCGGACAACCAGTTGCTTGCCGCGGCTGAAGGTGTTCCCGTGCACGTCTTCGGTGCCGGCCCGCTGGGCGAGGACATGGTGGAACTGCACAAGGACATCCGCGAAGGCGACGCGTTCCTGCACAACGACCCTTACATGGGTAATTCACACGCAGCAGACCACGTGATCCTGGTGCCCATCTTCATCCAGGGCCGCCACCTCTTCACCGCCGTGACCAAGGCCCATCAGGCCGACTGCGGCAACTCGCTTCCCACCACGTTCTTCGCCACAGCGCGGGACGTGTACGAGGAAGGCGCATTGATCTTCCCCTGCGTGCGGATCCAGCGCGATTACACGGACATCGACGACATCATCCGCATGTGCCGATCCCGCATCCGTGTCCCTGACCAGTGGTACGGCGACTACTTGGCTTCCGTCGGCGCCTCGCGCATCGCCGAGCGCCGCATTCACGAACTCGCCGAGAAGTTCGGCGTGGATGACCTGGTGGACTTCGTGGACGCCTGGTTCGACTACTCCGAACGCCTCACTGCCAGTGCGATCGAGAAGCTGCCGGAGTACGTCCTCCACGGCAGCTCCGCCCACGATCCCTTCCCCGGAACCGGCCCGGAGGGAGTGCAGCTGCAGGCAACCCTCGAGGTGAAGCCCAAGCAGGGCAAGGTGGTGATTGACCTGCGGGACAACCCGGACAACCTTCCCAACGGCCTGAACCTCACCAAGGCAACTGCCACGGGCGCTGCACTTGCCGGCATCCTCTCCGGCATCCCAGAGAACCTGCCGAGCAACGCAGGAACCTTCCGCCGCGTCGAGGTGCTGCTGCGGGACGGCTGCGCGGTCGGTGTCCCCAAGCACCCCTACTCCTGCTCCTCGGGCACCACCAACCTCGCAGACCGTGTAGTCAACATCGTCCAGGCCGCTTTCTCCCAGATCGACGACGGCTACGGCACCGCCGAGGGCGCGGCCGGCCAAGCCCCTGCCAAGTCGGTCATCTCCGGGACGGACGAACGCAACGGCAACCCCTACGTCAACCAGATCCTGGTAGGCGGCGTCGGCGGCCCGGCCACCCCGTACGTTGACGGCTGGCCCACCTACCAGCGTCCCGTGTGCGGCGCCCTGCTGTACCACGACAGCGTGGAAGTGGACGAGCAGCGCTACCCGATCCTGGTCCACGAACGTGCTCTGGTTGCCGACACCGGCGGAGCAGGCCGCCAGCGCGGCGGACTGGCAACACGCGTCACCATGGAGCCCCGTGGCGAGAGCGTCACCCTCACCTACGGCATCGAAGGCAAGATCAACCCGCCGAAGGGTGTCCGCGGCGGCCACGACGGTGCGGAACCGTCCGCCTGGGTGGAAGACGTCAAGACCGGCGAACGCCGCGAAATTCCCGTGGTGGGCCGCTACGACCTGCAGTCGGGCGAAAAGGTTGTCTCCATCACCCCCGGCGGTGGCGGCTACGGTGACCCGCTGGAACGCGACGTCCTCGCAGTGCTCGACGACTACCGCGAGTCCCGCGTGACCCTCGAAGCCGCGGCCGCACACTACGGCGTGGTCATCACCGATGGTGCCATCGACGAGGCAGCAACGGCGAAGACCCGCGAGGAACGCCTGGCCGGCTAA